From the genome of Podarcis raffonei isolate rPodRaf1 chromosome W, rPodRaf1.pri, whole genome shotgun sequence:
tgtcaggccctgccctgggccaggtggtaagtggcaggagcagggccctcaggcactcacacaggggagtcttcctgggcagcaggcagcaagccgcacgcagtccttatgaggccccaggccccgccccaggccagatggtaagtggcaagagcaggaccctcaggcactcactcaggggagtcttcctgggcagcaggcagcaagccgcacgcagtccttatgaggccccaggccccgccccaggccagatggtaagtggcaggaaggagcagggccctcaggcactcactcaggggagtcttcctgggcagcaggcagcaagccgcacgcagtccttatgaggccccaggccccgccccaggccagatggtaagtggcaggaaggagcagggccctcaggcactcacacaggggagtcctcctgggcagcaggcagcaagcagcacgcagcccttatgaggccccaggccccgccccaggccagatggtaagtggcaggaaggagcagggccctcaggcactcacacaggggagtcctcctgggcagcaggcagcaagcaccacgcagtccttatgaggccccaggccccgccccaggccagatggtaagtggcaggaaggagcagggccctcaggcactcactcaggggagtcctcctgggcagcaggcagcaagccgcacgcagtccttatgaggccccaggccccgccccaggccagatggtaagtggcaggaaggagcagggccctcaggcactcactcaggggggtcttcctgggcagcaggcagcaagccgcacgcagtccttatgaggccccaggccccgccccaggccagatggtaagtggcaggaaggagcagggccctcaggcactcactcaggggagtcctcctgggcagcaggcagcaagccgcacgcagtccttatgaggcttcaggccctgcccccggccagatggtaagtggcaggaaggagcagggccctcaggcactcacacaggggagtcttcctgggcagcaggcagcaagccgcacgcagtccttatgaggccccaggccccgccccaggccagatggtaagtggcaggaaggagcagggccctcaggcactcactcaggggagtcctcctgggcagcaggcagcaagccgcacgcagtccttatgaggcttcaggccctgcccccggccagatggtaagtggcaggaaggagcagggccctcgggcactcacacaggggagtcttcctgggcagcaggcagcaagccgcacgcagtccttatgaggccccaggccccgccccaggccagatggtaagtggcaggaaggagcagggccctcaggcactcacacaggggagtcttcctgggcagcaggcagcaagccgcacgcagtccttatgaggccccaggccccgccccaggccagatggtaagtggcaagagcaggaccctcaggcactcacacaggggagtcctcctgggcagcaggcagcaagccgcacgcagtccttatgaggccccaggccccgccccaggccagatggtaagtggcaggaaggagcagggccctcaggcactcactcaggggagtcctcctgggcagtatctcgggttatgaactttgcttcaggatgagaacagaaatcgtgctctggcggcgcggcgacagcaggaggccccattagctaaagtggtgcttcaggttaagaacagtttcaggttaagaacggacctccggaacgaattaagtacttaacccgaggtaccactgtattccttttggtAGATTTATAAATCTCTTCATAGGTTTCTTCATCCATTTCTATTGTTGTCACAGTCTCCTCAACATCACCCAAAATCTTATTTAAGTGCTGGTAACAAGCAAATAATCTGCCTCGAAGTTTTCggtcatttctcattttttcatcaATTTGTTCATCAAGACTAAGCTTGATGAGATCCAAGGGCTCTTCTACAGTATTTGTGGTTTGTTGCTGCTCCACCTCGTCCGCCATTTTTTCAAAGCCCCTCCAATGCTCTTTTGGAGGTGAGGCCAGAATTCTGTGGTTCTAGGCTGAGTGTTGgaagtgagagggagggaggagagatttTGGCGACACGCCCAAAGGGCCCGCTGTGTCTTCCCAGTTAGccttgaaaaggccctgtctcatcTCCCCCTTGTGAGCGTGGCAAGAATAGGAGGAACAGGTGGCCGCCCACCATTGAGCTAAAGCCCCCTCCCACTGCTGTTGCTTGGCCCCTGCCCTCCCCCAGTGGCCCCCCTCCACGCCCCACAGTTGAAGTCAGGCCCAAGGAAGGAAGTTTCCATTGGCAGCTTTTGCCGAGTTTTCAAGAGCAGTGTGCATAGAGCAGGCACATTTTCAGGCAGGTGGGCGACAGCTTAAGAGGGATGTGCTTATCACTGCACATTCACACCCGTCTTTCTCATCCTCCTACCACGTGTTCTTTGGCTGAGGTGCTTGAGGCACCTTGGATCATGGTTTCCATGTCAGCTGAGCCCTATTTTCACCTGGGAAGGCCAAACAGATTAAGCCCCAATCCCTCCAGCTGGTGTTTAGAGAGGAACACAACAGAGTGGCTTTGAAGTGAAGGTTTGTTTAGGGAACATCAGAAAGTAAGAAGAAGATCGCTTGTCAGATATGGTTTATTTATCTTGCATAGCCTTTACCAGCCTGATGCTCATCTGCAAAGCATAAGGCTGGCAAGGTCAGACCCTGTTCATCCAGGCAGATGGCCAGATGAAGCTTATGAAGGTAGGAAGAGCCattagctggatcaggccaatgtgctatctagtcctgttctcacagtggctgactagatgcttgtgggaaaccagcaagcaggatccttGCACAAGAGCagatctcccctcctgtggtttcctgcatctggtattcagaagcgtcgctgcctctgaccatggaggcagagcgcaGTAATTGTggctcatctcctcctcctccatggatttgtccaaaCCTCCATCAAGGCTCTCCAAATTGGTGACCATCATTGcctgctgtgggagggagttccatagtttaatgttGCGCTGCTTGAAGAactacttccttttctctgtcctgaatcttccaacattcagcctcatTGGATGCCCACGAGTTCTGGTGTCATCATgcgagagggagggggaaaactccGCTTTCTCCACACCACATGCAATTGTTTATGCTTCCGTCAGGTCGCCTCCGGTCCCCTTTTCTCTACACTAAAAAGCCCCGACTGCTGCAGGCTCTCCTCACAGGGGAGCCTCTCCATCCACCTCAGCCGTTTTGCAGATATCAGCCGATGGCTTGTGCGCGCTTTGCAAGCGACACCTTCCATGTTTGCGGCCTGTGTGCCCAGGAGGAAGTCCCTCCATTCAAGAGAAGTTACCCCATTCAATGCATCCCCcccttatttcccctccccctcccccctgctgCAGATGTGAAATTCGTGGAGAATTCAAGTGTGGTGAAGGAAGCCCAGGAAAAGGCCAACGCAGCCCTGATGGAGTACACCCTCTGCAACTACCCACACGCCACAGACAAGTTCCGCCAGCTTCTGATGCAGCTGGCTAACGTCCGGTCCCTGAGCATGCAAGCGGAGGAGTACCTGTACCACAAGCACCTGAGCGGGGACGTGCCCTGCAACAGCCTCCTGATTCAAATGCTCCATGCCAAGCGGACATGAGAGCGCAAAGCAAGGCTCTCTGTCCCCCCTTCGTCTGGGGAAGAGACTCACGGCAGCAGAGGTGCAAGGGTGGTGGCAGATAGGTCAGGCCCCAGGATTGGGGGGGGTGTAGGGTGACAGGGAAGGGTGAGTGTCTTGTCATCCCCTCCCCACAGGCGACCTCTCCCAGTTCTGACTTTCATACATGCCATTGAGAAGCTCCAGGTCGCCTGGTTTCCCCACCAGGCAGCTGCGGGTGCAAACCCCAACCCTTGCCTGCATTTTGGTGTGATTCCTCCTGAGTTCCAGGCTCTCGCTCTCTAAAAGCCATGGGGCTAAGCTGTGTGGGGACTGCCCTTGGAGGCTGTTTAGGGGATGCTTTGGGTGGGGGTTGGCTTTCCTAACTGGGTGGGAGAGGAGTCTTCTCccagggtgtgtgagagaggaggcaTCTGCCCGAgctccccacctgctctccaggcATGGTCCTCTAGCTGGATGGCTGGGAAAAGATGGAGAGAAAAAGGCCCAGTACAGCTACCCATTGGAAGGCCCCCGCACCCCGTCTGTCCCTCTGCAGGTAGTGGCCAGGTTGGCCACAAGGATGATttctgtggcccatgggccaccaTGAGAGCGAGATTGTTGTgcctcagatacactgaaaccacTCTCCCCCTTGGGGCTTCATTTTGGGAGACCTTTCTCCGAGGCCTTGCAGCTATGAGTTGAGCAAGTCCGGTGCTCCTTCTATAGTTTGCATTGGTTATCTGTTAGTTGCATTCTCATATATATTTCCCTGTGGGTTTTGATTACACTTTGCAGCATTTTCTGCTCCACATATAATGTTTGGACTACTTTTGTGTGTCTCTTCTGGTTTGAAAGAGTTGGAGAAGACAGTTTGGAAGTGCCAGGCTCTGCCCGtatgtgtttttttccttctgaaaTAAAAAGTGCTCTTAAGTGTCTCCCTTCTCAACATTTTACTCAGAAGGTCCTTCTGAGCATTGGTTAGTGGTGAACTATCTTACCAAATAAGACATTCCAATAAAGTTTTCAATTCAGTTATagctctgtgtgtgcgtgttttcttttcctcccctcctcaaaAAAGTCTGCATCTTTGGTTGGGTACCATTCAGGGCGGTAGgcagaaaggcactctgcacctgATCAGAGACTCTGCTCAATTTATCACTACATTACAGGTTCAGGGCTGAGTCCTGCCATGAGAGCATGATATGGGTGGTCAACACCTTGGGTGCAAGAAGTTTCCAGCAGCAGGGCCACATCCCTCTCTCTgcacatttctctccctctctgaaggACATCTTTTTGCAGCAGATGGTAGGCAGGCTATTTACAGACCTCCCATGGCTGAAGCTGTTCGAATAGTGTCCTCACAAGTGAACCTGGGAATAGCAGCAGTTTGGGGGAGTTTGCAATTCTTATGCATGGACAGTTGGCCGGCTCTGTACGGAAAGGCAGgggcacacacgcacgcacacgcatgcacacacacacacaccaccctcccCATAATCCTCAGCTAAAGACTCATTAGTCTCCTGCACTAATTGGCTTCAGTGGGCAAATGCTGGCCTTCTGCAATGGCATTTGTCTGGGCACCAGAATTAAAATACGAGCCaccatttttccttttttccttttttttcaaataatctttattagtttttcaattagatactccacatacacgtattgtattacattttacatttatacttgctcttCAGAGCCCAGGTTTGGAAACAGCAGcaattaccaacagtagaagaatggtgacagaaggtaatggaatatgcagaaatagccaaaCTAACAGGGGAAATTTGACAACAGGgcgatgaaacatttcaaaaagaatggggaaaatttatgttGTGTACAGGAAAGATAAGATGCAATAGTAAAACCAGTAGAATTGGAAACAGACCTCATAACAGGAAAGATTAAGAACAGTGATGGATAATGAAAATAAGAAGAAGGGAAATGTATAAGGAAACTACCCGGTAATATAACTAACAGTAGTGgtaaatgaatacagacagacaacaagaattgtataaacACAAGGAtttaatctgcaagtatttggttctttgcttgcaactctctgagttcagcaaagccaaacaggatctattgtcttgatacacctgtataggacatttcacagaagctCTGATGTCCTGAAGCAGTTGcaccaaccattcacaatccatgagtgaaaatgacagggcattgagttctgcttcacaggaacttaggtttactgttgtctgctttttgcacaaccagtcaaacagacaatggctgtacatgtagcatactccagaagtgcttgtaccatccgtggtatCACTTCCAAAGcaagcatctgcaaagatttcaagacctccagtcttctgactagtgaacctcagtctgtagtgcaaagtccccttcaaatagcgggctatgcgcttcagagctttccaatcctgaacagtaggatttcTTTTCGGTTTTTCTTTAGccggttttcttttctccggcagtccgatcccaggtttaagagcagcagtatacagtccaaattctttaaaaaagcagggaagtactgtaaaattttcttccccccctctcctgccttcgggggggggagttctttttcctttttaacggTGGATTCCTTAACTCCCACCAGTCTCCTGTGTAAGGTTACAGCTTAGATGTCTTTTGCTTTGATCTTACTGCAGAACGGAaaacagacttcctttttagtgcttgtccgtctcggtacccaatttcttcaattttagcgtccaattaatctttaaactttaatcctactcacggaaagttgtttcttgttAATCCAATTatccggaagaaatcagcgctctccgctaatggcgacacggcttcacttcgcaggctgggtgaaatcgactctcagcaccgcatcGCACACCCgcagctgttccgtagcctttaaaaaggctccttcacagcgtcgggggggggggcgcaatggtgcccaccgagtctccagttcacaggcttcgcgcctgtgatttttaagggtccccgctccgtcGTAGCCGCAGGACCcaaacccacgaagcagatctccctcGGGAACTCCgggggaaatccgccattaagcgctggcgctgaccggaagtcagcaggttagtgcttacagctatgtcaagtcttgaacatctagcaatgaaattcagcttgcctagaatgcatctgtacagtgtggtgtcagaaaatgcttcagcagtactatctacctggtaacctgtcaccatcagtgtgtctgctgggtttgcatcaaccaaattcagcctggtcaatacatcagcaattttctgtttctggtgtaccagaaaattacctgtttGGTCCTTCTTCACCTGCaaagaaagatagttggatacctcaccaagatccttcatgtcaaagtgctccttcagctgagctagggtgctttcatacaaagcctgattcttccaaaacaaaagaagattatcaacaaaacataaacaatacagtttgttttgcccctcctccttgacaaacacacatggatcagctttgccttggtgaaaaccaagagaaagcaatgtctcggtgagttttgtgttccaacacctggcactctgcttgagaccatataggcaTTTCcatagtttacagaccattcccttctgtacctgcactccatcaggtggaagcatatacagttCATCCCCCAAAACCCcatacaaaaaagctgtgttcacatcgtgatgagaaacatgcagtttctcttctgcagcaatcttgagcattagcctaatgctctcatacttgacggtgggtgagtaggtctcgtggtaatcctgtcctggtacctgagaaaaacctctggcaaccaatctggctttgtgtctgacaactttgccagtctggtctgtcttggccttttgctgccaaccagtctcattcctgggactactggCACTAAGTTTGGTTCCTatccaaggaatcaacttcagccttcatggcattaagccatggttcagcatctttagaggttaacacctgaacctctttgaagcttgcaggttcccacaccttctctgagctaccaagAACCGCAGTtcctgtcttagcaaactcatcagcaaatctgtttggaggtttgccttttgtggccctttcagatctgcgtgctagacgcaagtcttctgcactcatctcctctttcttaggagaaaagtggccaatggtgaacagtggttcttccagttcagtgtcagatgtatcagatggtctgactgaggcctttgcactcttgtagtctgctgtgtcatcactgtcgctgacagcagcagcagcgctgcccactgagctggaatctgaactctgatcatcatcctcagtttccgcTTCTTCCTCAGCCTCTTCATCCTCTTgtgagtgactctggaaaattcccacattttcagGGGGCTCCACTAGGGGCGCAACaaaagatggccgacaataccatttCTCCAGCTCCCAAGAGGTAAtttagaggctgagatgggagtaatcagcaTCCCAAATTCTTCCCGGTGGAAGGGAAGATGCAGTCTCATCCGCGGTGCCCAACAAACCAGCCCCAAGTTTGTAGAGAAGGAGGAGTGGGGGCACTGGATGGAAAGCCCCCGAGGGAGGTCggatctcctggacgctgtctccgCGAGCACACCTAGTTCCATTTCTTAAGATAAAAATTTTGATTTAAGTTTTGGGCATACTTCAAGCGAAGAAGGGGTAATTAATCTGCCAATTAAGCCTGCCGCTGAGGTGCCAAGAGTgacagagaggaagaaagataACATCTAAGAATAACATCTAAGCCGGTATATTGGAACGGAATAGAAAGGAGGGGGgataaaactttttctttttctactacGATAATacctaacaacccccccccccccccgaagaactGTTTACATTATTTGCAGCAAGTGAGATGGGAAaatataaactgtgtggaaataataatactatataACTAAAGCTTTTGTTTCTTGAATTGCttggaagaagataaaagacCCTCCAAATATTGATATTAGAAAGAAGCAGGATCTTGTTAGCCGCTGGAGAGACTTAAAAAAACTTTGGACGGATTCTGAGAAGGGTGATGTGACGCATTCTTTAATTGGGATCCGCCATTACGGGATATGAACGAGTTGCAGAGATAAATAGTCTTGGGGGAGGTGAGCTCTTAATTTGTTATTATATCTGTACTTTAAGTCCGATTTGGCAAATCTCCCCTAGAAAGactaatgtttgatgcaacctGTCTGAGAAAATTAATGTGCAAACGCCCAGAttttatttcatcggaactgagtgaagatggcgtctgccaccAGAGAAGGACTTTGGATTGATTTGGCATAAACACTGGCATGTGAGGACATTCTGCAAACAACAGACttaccagctgcaaaaaaaaaggagagtcatacaaatttcacacagaagcacattattgtttatttcaactcgcctgtggaaacaactaGGAGGccacaaaaagaaggaaggataacaacaggcagatttaaagaaggaaatattggaaactcaaggcagtagaaacataagatgattagagccccactgaacttgaagcatgggaagccccaacaaaaatttataatttggcagaatatttggactatatgatatgtatttgtataccgtatttttcgccctataggacgcaccgtcccataaggcgcacctagtttttttgggggggaaataaaggggaaaaaattatttccccctcagcttgagcttcccccgaccccagcccccaaacaggcagctctctgcaagccgtgggagtgctcccgctgcttgcggagaggtccgcgaagcctggacgcgctgagctgagcgcgcgcaggcttcggcatgcaggcaactctccgcaagcagcgggagcccagcgctgggctcccgctgcttgcggagaggtgtgcgaagcctggagagcgtgaggggtcggtgcacaccgacccctctcgctctccaggcttcagcgaaagcctgcattcgccccataggacgcacacacatttccccttcattttggggggggggagtgcgtcctatagggcgaaaaatacggtaatttggagTACTTAATGTGGTTTGATTGGATTGGAGTGATCCTTAGCATGAATCTCACTTACATATTCTGTTGAAAAATATTGGGTATGTaccttttattgtgttttgtatACTCTGCTTTATTTTACAATGTGTATGCAGGTAGCTCAGTTTTGTTATCATTCATCGGCTGTATGCCTTGTATCTTATTTCCAGCTGATGAAGACTATTACAAAACAGTAGTATCATTCTGGAGACACTgtccttttgaggcttttgaGACATCTTCCGTTTAAATTTTTGAGCTCAGGGACTTGAGAGCAGGATGTTgtttaagttggggggggggatgtactaGAAAAACTCTTGGCCTGCAGTTGTGTTTCTGAAGGTTCATCAACTGAGACTTCTGAGGTGGCTTCCTCTCTCCGAATGCAAGAGAAAGAAATGGACCAAAGGAAGTGTTATTTCACACAACACACTGTTAATtcatttgtattgtatttgtttgAGACATCACTGAACCTCTCTTTGTTGTAAGTGCCAGCTCTAGAGCAGAAAACTCCAAATGTgctgagaggaggaagaggaaggttagacttctgcatgcagtgccacttttattttgaaaaatgccCAAAGGCCCTTCATTATGACCagacaaaatgtcacaaaatagtgaggTAAGCTTCTGAATTCACCAGAGCTCTTCTTCTTCAGAATGTGGGCAGGGGTGCGGGGACTGAGGGAAACAAAAATTTGGCTAGGTATTGAGGCCATATTGGTCAAAAGTTAGTTTTTGCTGTACGCTGTCTTAAAAGGGGGCTGGTTTGGGggctcacatacacacacactggccTGTGTTCTACCTCCAAAGTAGGAGGCAGTTTGTCTCAGTTACTAGGAATAAAAAATGGACGGGACCCTTTCTCTCACTTTGTCTACCAATCCCCACACTTTctcttttctgcccccccccattttgtcctCCTTTCCCCCTGGATGAATTAAGCCAACGGTTGCATGAAATCAGGCCAAGGGCTGGCAATTGCCCATCTCTTTGAGAAAGGGGCAGTTCTGCCCCTTGGTTGGGAGAGAGACATCATTTGGCCTTGGTtgggagagagccagtgtggtgtagtggttaagagcggtagatttgtaatctggggaactgggttcgcgtctccgctcctccacatgcagctgctgggtgaccttgggctagtcacacttctttgaagtctctcagccccactcacctcacagtgtttgttgtgggaagggaaaggagaatgttagccgctttgagactccttcgggtagtgataaagcgggatatcaaatccaaactcttcttcttcttcttcttcgggggGCTAACAAAGCAAGGATGCTGGCCCAGCGGCTGTTTCCAGGTCATTCTTTCCTCTGTCTTCCTACAGGGTCTCTACATATTCCTGGTCTATGCAATCTACAACAGCCAGGTGAGAGACAGCCACACTACGCAAGGGGGGGATTTGACACCCTGCTTTCTCTGCAACAACTCTCCAGACTTTGAAAATGGGCTTGGAAGGATGTGATCAATGGCTTGTGAAACCAGCTAGGAAAGGACATCTACCCTCATGGTCACAGCCTTGGGGGTCCCTGAAATCTGCTGGATCctcccatgtgtgtgtgtgtggtggcatTCTGACTACTTGTCATTCTGCTGGCGAGATCTCCTAGGGCAGGCTTGGCCAAACTTGGCacaccagctgttttgggactacaattcccatcatccctgaccactggtcctgttagcttgggatgatgggagttgtagtcccaaaacatctggagagccaggtttggccatgcctgtcctaGGGTCATCCAAGTTCCCAATAGATCTTGTGCAAACAATGTTAGTTTTCTGCATATACGTGGAACCCTAGGAGTCAAACCCCCGTGTAAGACGCAGCCACACCACAGAGCAGGAATGCGGAAACCTCCAGCCTGTGGGACAATCTCAGTCCTCCAGGCAGCCTGCAAAGCTAGCTGCAAAGTCTGTTGCATGTCAGACAACTTTGCTCCCCAACTGACTCCTCTGTGGACAGATGGCACCCAACGGAGGGTGGCAGTTGCTGCTGTTTTCCCCGCCTTTTCCTCTTCAGCTGAGGAAATAGCTACATACGACtagcagatgcattttaaaaattataaaaatttataatttggcagattGTTTGaactatatgatatgtatttgtataatttggaatacttaatgtgatttgattggattgttaaaatggaaaaaataatatttttttgtttttaaaaaggaaaattcccacatcccccccccttaggattgtactcaacactctttgtgaacttaatggacttagagtcagccatccatactctgtatgaacctttttcgtaccccatgaacaaaccatgtgccccacgcttcccaagcttgctgctctgtggggtgtggacccacatgtcagaaccaaagattctcatgtgcttgacacaaggtttcttaccaaacatattctcatagggagtacaaccaataggtgatgacagtctcctgttgtatgaataaacaaaagtattcaaagactccgcccaatatttctcagggagattggcatcatgcaacaaggtttttaggccttgcaGCAAATTTTGGCCTGTCCGCTTGCAAAGTCCATTCTCCCATGGAGATCTGGGACTTGAGAGGtcgtgctggattcccttctcagtcaggaaaggttCAAAccgctgagaagtgaattcaccgccTCGATCAGAAAATAAACAGCCAATGCATTTATTGTGAGCATTCTCCAGCCAAGCACAgaacgccttgaacctaggaaacgcttctgacttctgctggagcataaacacatgaatgtacctggaaaaagaatcaattagaaccatgaagtacctt
Proteins encoded in this window:
- the LOC128406121 gene encoding steroidogenic factor 1-like, translated to MEAERNVKFVENSSVVKEAQEKANAALMEYTLCNYPHATDKFRQLLMQLANVRSLSMQAEEYLYHKHLSGDVPCNSLLIQMLHAKRT